A stretch of Stenotrophomonas indicatrix DNA encodes these proteins:
- a CDS encoding NADPH-dependent FMN reductase yields the protein MKILAISGSARRLSTNTALLRALEEIAPPDIALTACADLGGLPVFSPDLEDLPLHDSVVRFKQCIEASDGILISSPEYARGIPGGLKNAMDWLVSGDLVVAKPIALVHASHRGDDMLASLRLVLSTISSRFNEELFLRFPFMKMEPEAIASAVRQPVNRAPAEAFLQEFARYCGRPQGDRA from the coding sequence ATGAAGATCCTTGCCATATCCGGTAGTGCACGCCGGCTGTCCACCAACACCGCATTGCTGAGGGCGCTGGAAGAAATCGCGCCGCCGGATATCGCGCTGACGGCCTGCGCCGACCTCGGCGGACTTCCCGTTTTCTCTCCCGACCTTGAAGATCTGCCCTTGCATGACAGCGTCGTGCGCTTCAAGCAATGCATTGAAGCCAGCGATGGCATCCTGATTTCAAGCCCCGAGTACGCAAGAGGCATTCCCGGCGGCCTGAAGAACGCCATGGATTGGCTGGTATCGGGCGACCTCGTGGTTGCAAAGCCCATCGCCCTGGTGCACGCCTCCCATCGCGGCGACGACATGCTCGCGTCTCTCCGGCTTGTGCTGTCGACCATCAGTTCCCGCTTCAACGAGGAACTGTTCCTGCGCTTTCCTTTCATGAAGATGGAGCCGGAGGCCATTGCCAGTGCTGTAAGACAACCGGTCAATCGCGCGCCGGCAGAGGCCTTTCTTCAGGAATTCGCCCGCTACTGCGGCCGACCGCAGGGTGATCGCGCATGA
- a CDS encoding cyclophilin-like fold protein, protein MRRATRIIGQLLSLCLAFAAVSACSAEQKHHTVAPMKNASNPEVPSVKVRLIINNQTLSATLEDSVPAREFAAQLPITLQLEDHAATEKIAQLPYGLSIAGEPDGFTPVAGDIAFYAPWGNLALFHRPFRYSKGLVRLGRIQGDLQALRAEGPVEARIEFE, encoded by the coding sequence ATGAGGCGCGCGACAAGGATCATTGGGCAGCTGCTTTCGCTTTGCCTTGCCTTCGCGGCGGTGTCCGCATGCTCTGCCGAGCAGAAGCATCACACCGTCGCGCCCATGAAAAACGCATCCAACCCGGAGGTGCCCTCAGTGAAGGTTCGACTGATCATCAACAACCAGACGTTGTCGGCCACGCTGGAGGACAGCGTCCCTGCACGCGAATTCGCCGCACAGTTGCCGATTACGCTGCAGCTTGAGGACCATGCAGCTACGGAGAAGATCGCGCAGCTCCCGTACGGTCTCAGCATCGCCGGCGAACCGGATGGGTTCACGCCAGTGGCCGGCGATATCGCCTTCTACGCGCCGTGGGGAAATCTGGCGCTCTTCCACAGGCCGTTCCGTTACTCGAAGGGTTTGGTGCGGTTGGGCCGCATCCAGGGGGACTTACAGGCGCTTCGCGCGGAGGGACCAGTGGAAGCGCGGATCGAGTTCGAGTAG
- a CDS encoding carboxymuconolactone decarboxylase family protein, protein MNSKYSRFSVTGLDAHQQAIIPISACAAAGNMSALDQALNQGLDAGLSVAVVREILVQVYAYAGFPRSLNALSELMRVAQARRQRGIQDEAGREPGRPIPKGDALLAAGTANQTRLAGGPVSGPLFDFAPQANEYLRTHLFGDIFERDNLDWQIRELATVSMLAAMSGVEPQLQSHIGISMNIGLRPEQLYALAAVLEARFGLEAAERVRVGIQCQLDVRHE, encoded by the coding sequence ATGAACAGCAAGTACAGCCGGTTCTCTGTCACCGGGCTGGATGCCCACCAGCAAGCCATCATTCCAATCAGCGCCTGCGCAGCGGCGGGCAACATGAGTGCCCTTGATCAGGCGTTGAATCAAGGTCTGGACGCGGGGCTGAGCGTGGCAGTGGTGCGCGAGATCCTCGTGCAGGTCTATGCCTATGCAGGTTTCCCACGGAGCCTGAACGCGTTGAGCGAACTGATGAGGGTGGCGCAGGCACGCAGGCAGCGGGGCATCCAGGATGAAGCTGGCCGCGAGCCGGGCAGGCCGATCCCCAAAGGAGACGCACTGCTCGCCGCAGGCACGGCCAATCAGACCAGGCTGGCTGGCGGCCCGGTCTCAGGGCCTTTGTTCGATTTCGCACCCCAGGCAAATGAGTACCTGCGTACGCATCTGTTTGGCGACATCTTCGAGCGCGACAACCTTGATTGGCAAATCCGCGAGTTGGCCACGGTCAGCATGCTGGCTGCCATGTCCGGGGTGGAGCCGCAGTTGCAGTCTCACATTGGCATCAGCATGAACATAGGGCTGCGCCCAGAGCAGCTGTACGCGCTGGCTGCTGTTCTCGAAGCGCGCTTCGGCCTGGAGGCCGCGGAGCGTGTTCGTGTCGGTATTCAATGCCAGCTGGACGTTCGGCACGAATGA
- a CDS encoding putative quinol monooxygenase: MKKMIIGTLISMLAGPFSVGAQEVQMTRLSKITVNADHLPAYRDALAEEVRASMELEPGVLSLYAVFDKEDPTRLTILEIYASRQAYEQHVKSSHFLKYKSGTLHMVKSLELVDVDPLLPELKIK; this comes from the coding sequence ATGAAAAAGATGATCATCGGCACGTTGATCAGCATGCTGGCAGGACCCTTCAGTGTTGGAGCGCAGGAGGTACAGATGACAAGGCTCTCGAAGATCACCGTCAATGCAGACCATCTGCCCGCCTATCGAGACGCCTTGGCTGAGGAGGTTCGCGCTTCAATGGAGCTGGAACCCGGCGTGCTGTCGTTGTATGCGGTCTTTGACAAGGAAGATCCGACCCGGCTGACAATCCTTGAAATCTATGCGAGCCGACAGGCTTACGAACAGCATGTGAAGAGCTCGCATTTCCTCAAGTACAAAAGCGGGACGCTGCACATGGTCAAGTCACTGGAACTGGTTGATGTTGATCCTCTTCTGCCGGAGTTGAAGATCAAATAG
- a CDS encoding sensor histidine kinase, which translates to MNARSLKSLYRSLTLRTRITVAFVLLMAGAMGFIVLVELVDYDEVRASVVSMSQDREVRRLQVALAQGVQPDLPEGSQLFDPHTVPQVLRRYGLGYHGEAAPNEWHLRVFESSGQRYYLLQHGDHYAYLEHLINAFAALVILTCVLCAFWIGRRTSAHVIAPITRLADAVQNKHKPFPFQDARDEIGVLARAFAQHSDELEQFLQREQCFAGDASHELRTPLAIIGGAAETLLHQLPADSRLLASAERIVRTTQEMQRQLTCLLLLSRDPRTVPRSNLLLRPVIEECMARCVPWLAGKPVRLTLDAAQDEQLLTNDVLAQSVIWNLLRNACQYTEEGEVRVELRGTTLRVADTGPGLPSSIDAQQFHRFVTSARQSGEGLGLSIVQRVVEHLGWQMTVDTSVQGCCFTLQMRPAAADT; encoded by the coding sequence ATGAATGCCCGCTCGCTGAAGTCCCTCTATCGAAGCTTGACCCTGAGAACGCGCATCACCGTTGCGTTCGTGTTGCTGATGGCCGGTGCCATGGGCTTCATCGTACTGGTCGAACTGGTGGACTATGACGAAGTAAGGGCCTCCGTGGTTTCGATGAGCCAGGACCGGGAGGTCCGCAGGCTGCAGGTGGCCTTGGCCCAAGGCGTGCAACCGGACCTGCCGGAAGGCAGCCAGCTGTTTGATCCGCATACGGTTCCGCAGGTGCTGCGCCGGTACGGGCTGGGTTACCACGGTGAAGCCGCACCGAACGAATGGCACCTTCGGGTCTTCGAAAGCAGCGGGCAGCGCTACTACCTGCTGCAGCACGGTGATCACTACGCCTACCTCGAGCACCTGATCAACGCCTTTGCTGCGCTGGTGATCCTAACCTGCGTGCTCTGTGCGTTCTGGATTGGTCGCCGGACGTCGGCCCACGTCATCGCGCCCATTACGCGCCTGGCTGATGCCGTGCAGAACAAGCACAAGCCCTTTCCCTTCCAGGACGCGCGCGACGAGATCGGCGTTCTGGCGCGCGCCTTTGCCCAGCACAGCGACGAACTTGAGCAGTTCCTGCAGCGTGAACAGTGCTTCGCTGGCGACGCCAGCCATGAACTGCGCACACCACTGGCGATCATCGGTGGCGCCGCCGAAACGCTGCTGCACCAGCTGCCGGCCGACAGCCGGCTGCTGGCCAGTGCCGAGCGCATTGTGCGGACCACGCAGGAAATGCAGCGCCAGCTGACCTGCCTGCTGCTGCTTTCCCGCGACCCCAGGACGGTGCCACGCAGCAACCTCCTGCTGCGACCGGTGATCGAGGAATGCATGGCGCGATGCGTGCCGTGGCTGGCAGGAAAGCCGGTGCGGCTGACCCTTGATGCGGCGCAGGACGAGCAGCTGCTGACCAATGACGTGCTGGCACAGAGCGTGATCTGGAACCTGCTGCGCAATGCGTGCCAGTACACGGAGGAAGGCGAGGTACGGGTGGAACTGCGTGGCACCACGCTGCGGGTTGCCGATACCGGCCCGGGGCTGCCGTCCAGCATCGACGCGCAGCAGTTCCACCGCTTCGTGACCAGCGCCCGGCAGAGTGGCGAAGGTCTGGGCCTGTCCATCGTGCAGCGCGTGGTCGAGCATCTTGGCTGGCAGATGACGGTCGATACCTCGGTGCAAGGCTGCTGCTTCACCCTGCAGATGCGCCCAGCCGCAGCCGATACCTGA
- a CDS encoding phosphoethanolamine transferase has protein sequence MLVWCTALFFTTLGNIALWKTLWSLIDIHDLRSALFFCSLPVLLLCLFNLLFTPIGMLPYVRKPVLALLVFVSAACTYFMLHYNVLIDRDMVQNALETNQAEMTSYLSLPLLLTVLLLGALPTCVLLIMRSGNSGRPLRAALVWLGNVLATLMVLAAVSLAFYKEYSSLLRNNRYIREQVLPMNVLRHTYGYLRSSYSAKAQPLRTIGEDAARAPGERPRLVILVAGETARAKNFQLNGYPRPTNPQLSRKDGVISFRDVASCGTSTAVSLPCMFSQMPRSQYEGVAAASEENVLDILQRTGASVLWRDNNNGGCKGVCNRIPTDDMPPLKVPGLCVNKDGTCHDEILLHQLDTRIAAMQGDGLIVLHQLGSHGPTYFERYPADSRAFSPTCDSNQIQKCSNEALTNTYDNTLVYTDRLLGKAIDLLQTYSEQRDVALIYVSDHGESLGERGLYLHGTPYFIAPREQTQVPMVMWFSPGFATHARLDLACLRHAAGTGSYSHDNLFHSLLGLFAISSGIYQPGLDVFAGCRIP, from the coding sequence ATGCTTGTCTGGTGCACGGCATTGTTCTTCACCACGCTGGGAAACATCGCTCTCTGGAAGACGCTCTGGTCTCTCATCGACATCCATGATCTGCGCAGCGCTTTGTTCTTCTGCAGCCTTCCGGTGCTGCTGCTGTGCCTGTTCAATCTGCTGTTCACGCCCATCGGCATGCTTCCCTATGTGCGCAAACCGGTGCTGGCGTTGCTGGTTTTCGTCAGCGCCGCGTGCACCTACTTCATGCTGCATTACAACGTACTGATCGACCGCGACATGGTGCAGAACGCACTGGAGACCAACCAGGCTGAAATGACCTCCTACCTGTCGCTGCCGTTGCTGTTGACGGTGCTGCTGCTGGGCGCGCTGCCCACATGCGTTCTGCTGATCATGCGCAGTGGAAACAGCGGGCGCCCTTTGCGGGCGGCGCTGGTGTGGTTGGGGAACGTGCTGGCGACGCTGATGGTGCTGGCAGCGGTAAGCCTGGCGTTCTACAAGGAGTATTCGTCGCTGCTCCGCAACAACCGCTACATCCGCGAGCAGGTGCTGCCGATGAACGTCCTTCGTCACACCTATGGCTACCTCCGGAGCAGCTACAGCGCCAAGGCACAGCCGCTGCGCACGATCGGCGAAGACGCCGCGCGCGCGCCCGGCGAGCGCCCACGCCTGGTCATCCTGGTGGCCGGCGAGACGGCACGTGCAAAGAACTTCCAGCTCAACGGCTATCCGCGCCCAACCAACCCGCAATTGTCACGCAAGGACGGCGTCATCAGCTTCCGGGACGTTGCATCCTGCGGCACATCAACGGCGGTGTCACTGCCGTGCATGTTCTCGCAGATGCCGCGGTCGCAGTACGAGGGCGTCGCTGCGGCATCGGAAGAGAACGTGCTGGACATCCTGCAGCGCACCGGCGCCAGCGTGCTCTGGCGCGACAACAACAACGGTGGCTGCAAGGGCGTGTGCAACCGCATTCCCACCGACGACATGCCGCCGCTGAAGGTGCCTGGGTTGTGCGTGAACAAGGACGGCACCTGCCATGACGAGATCCTGCTGCACCAGCTGGACACGCGCATCGCGGCCATGCAGGGTGATGGTCTGATCGTGCTGCACCAGCTGGGCAGCCATGGCCCCACCTACTTTGAACGCTATCCCGCCGACTCCAGGGCATTCAGCCCTACCTGCGACAGCAACCAGATACAGAAGTGCAGCAACGAAGCGCTGACCAACACCTACGACAATACGCTGGTCTATACCGACCGGCTGCTGGGCAAGGCCATCGACCTGCTGCAGACCTATTCGGAGCAGCGTGACGTTGCACTGATCTATGTCTCCGATCACGGCGAGTCGCTTGGCGAGCGCGGCCTGTATCTGCACGGAACGCCCTACTTCATAGCGCCACGCGAGCAGACCCAGGTGCCGATGGTGATGTGGTTCTCCCCGGGCTTTGCAACCCATGCCCGCCTTGATCTGGCCTGCCTGCGCCATGCTGCGGGCACCGGATCCTACAGCCACGACAATCTCTTCCATTCCCTGCTGGGACTGTTCGCTATCAGCAGCGGTATCTACCAGCCGGGACTGGATGTGTTCGCGGGCTGCCGCATTCCCTAG
- a CDS encoding MFS transporter: MSSNDATADRANWGGVLAMTLCVFALIASEFMPVSLLTPLAADLGVSEGLAGYGIAISGAFAVLTSLSISRLAGSINRKTVLLTLTALMAVSGVVVALAPSYPIYMMGRALIGVVIGGFWSLSAATAMRLVPAAQVPRALAIFNGGNALATVVAAPLGSYLGGVIGWRGTFLCLLPVAAIALAWQWLCLPSMAAERRQSRGGVLALLRRRVVMLGMAACGIFFMGQFALFTYVRPFLEKVTGAGESAVPLVLLAIGASGVVGTLAIGAFIRRGLYRTLVAVPILMAVIAAALVALGPQLWPTAVLFSVWGLLATAAPVGWWSWLARTFTNNAEAGGGLMVAVVQCSIALGSSLGGVLLDSVGFACTFLASAGLLLFAALLAYVTAADAASASGSAVAVEA; encoded by the coding sequence ATGAGCAGCAACGACGCGACGGCCGACCGGGCCAACTGGGGCGGGGTGCTGGCAATGACGCTGTGCGTGTTCGCACTGATCGCCTCTGAATTCATGCCGGTGAGCCTGCTTACGCCCTTGGCGGCTGACCTTGGCGTGAGCGAAGGGCTGGCCGGGTATGGGATTGCCATCTCTGGTGCCTTCGCCGTGCTGACCAGCCTGTCGATCTCCCGCTTGGCCGGGAGCATCAACCGGAAGACAGTGCTGCTGACGCTCACCGCATTGATGGCGGTATCCGGCGTGGTGGTGGCATTGGCTCCCAGCTACCCGATCTACATGATGGGCCGGGCATTGATCGGCGTGGTGATCGGTGGCTTCTGGTCCTTGTCTGCGGCCACGGCCATGCGGCTGGTGCCAGCAGCGCAGGTGCCGCGAGCACTGGCAATCTTCAATGGCGGCAACGCGCTGGCAACGGTAGTGGCTGCCCCCTTGGGCAGCTACCTTGGCGGCGTGATCGGATGGCGTGGGACATTCCTGTGCCTCCTGCCTGTGGCCGCCATCGCGCTTGCATGGCAGTGGCTGTGTCTTCCTTCCATGGCCGCAGAACGACGGCAATCCCGGGGCGGGGTGCTGGCCCTGTTGCGGCGGCGGGTGGTGATGTTGGGAATGGCGGCGTGCGGCATCTTCTTCATGGGGCAGTTTGCCTTGTTCACCTATGTGCGCCCGTTCCTGGAAAAGGTCACGGGTGCAGGGGAATCCGCCGTTCCGCTGGTGCTGCTGGCCATTGGTGCAAGCGGCGTTGTCGGCACGCTCGCGATCGGGGCATTCATCAGGCGTGGTCTTTATCGCACACTGGTGGCCGTCCCGATCCTGATGGCGGTGATTGCCGCGGCGCTCGTGGCGCTGGGCCCTCAACTCTGGCCGACGGCCGTACTGTTTTCGGTATGGGGGCTGCTGGCCACGGCTGCGCCGGTGGGTTGGTGGAGCTGGCTGGCACGCACGTTCACCAACAACGCTGAAGCGGGCGGCGGGCTGATGGTAGCGGTGGTGCAGTGCTCGATCGCGCTGGGTTCCAGCCTTGGCGGCGTGCTGTTGGACAGTGTTGGTTTCGCCTGCACATTCCTGGCCAGTGCGGGCTTGCTGCTGTTCGCGGCATTGCTCGCCTATGTCACGGCCGCCGATGCTGCGTCCGCATCCGGCTCGGCGGTCGCCGTAGAGGCATGA
- a CDS encoding response regulator transcription factor, with amino-acid sequence MTRLLIIEDNPELVANLYAFFEPLGYVLDDARDGASGLRRATQHDYDAILLDLMLPRLDGMALCQTLREKFQNPVPILMLTARDPVEDRVQGLALGADDYLVKPFSLKELDARIKALVRRAQGRQVQSVLAWAELRVDTRSPQAWRQGQALNLTPTTHKLLMCLMRAAPAVVRKQEMEYLIWGDEPPESGALRTHIHELRLQVDRPFDPALIATVHSVGWRLGTPAPAHAE; translated from the coding sequence ATGACACGACTGCTCATCATTGAAGACAACCCCGAGCTGGTTGCCAACCTTTACGCGTTCTTCGAGCCACTGGGCTACGTACTTGACGATGCACGGGATGGTGCCAGCGGCCTGCGCAGGGCAACGCAGCATGATTACGATGCCATCCTGCTGGACCTGATGCTGCCCCGCCTTGATGGCATGGCGCTGTGCCAGACACTCCGCGAGAAGTTCCAGAACCCGGTGCCGATCCTGATGCTGACCGCCCGTGATCCGGTGGAAGACCGCGTGCAGGGGCTCGCGCTGGGTGCGGATGATTACCTGGTCAAGCCCTTTTCCCTGAAGGAGCTGGACGCGCGCATCAAGGCGCTGGTCCGCCGCGCCCAGGGTCGGCAGGTGCAGAGTGTGCTGGCCTGGGCGGAGCTTCGGGTCGACACCCGTTCGCCACAGGCATGGCGCCAGGGCCAGGCCCTCAACCTGACACCGACCACGCACAAGCTGCTGATGTGCCTGATGCGGGCCGCGCCGGCGGTGGTGCGCAAGCAGGAGATGGAGTACCTGATATGGGGCGACGAGCCGCCGGAGAGCGGCGCACTACGTACGCATATCCATGAGCTGCGCCTTCAGGTGGACAGGCCGTTCGACCCTGCACTCATTGCTACCGTGCACAGTGTCGGCTGGCGCCTGGGCACGCCGGCGCCAGCACATGCGGAATAG
- a CDS encoding acyltransferase family protein — MTRRHDIDALRIIAFALLILYHTAMAYVGEWGFHLKGNFTTDALQWPMRLLNGWRMSLLFLISGVAIALTRNRLQRGRFILKRTWRLLLPLAFGMFVVVPIQPYCEGVSRGMVAPGFWEFLLRYWQVRPWPEGSFAGDRFGITWNHLWYLAYLWVYTTILAIALPVLDSAPLRSASRQFANAPGWMLTGLPALLLLLWLGWLAPSYPATNTLVDDVHQHAKYGTVFLAGYLLGREPRFWERVEALRWATLATVLGAVAWYLFLEALGRWLPPASPLRQWPEPFWRLQSQYCEVVYSWGMLLTLLGWGKHCLDRPFPWLPYCTEAIYPWYVLHQSLMIAVLFWLKPMQLGPWMEPALVLLGTVGGCLLLHELLIRRSRWLRPLFGLKSSVH, encoded by the coding sequence ATGACGCGCCGCCACGATATCGATGCTCTTCGCATCATCGCCTTCGCCCTGCTGATCCTCTACCACACCGCCATGGCGTACGTGGGCGAATGGGGCTTTCATCTCAAGGGCAACTTCACGACCGACGCACTTCAATGGCCCATGCGCCTGCTCAACGGCTGGCGCATGTCACTGTTGTTTCTGATTTCCGGGGTGGCCATTGCGCTGACACGAAACCGACTGCAACGCGGTCGCTTCATTCTGAAGAGGACATGGAGGCTGTTGCTGCCACTCGCCTTTGGCATGTTCGTGGTCGTGCCCATCCAGCCGTACTGCGAGGGTGTGAGCAGAGGCATGGTCGCGCCCGGATTCTGGGAATTCCTGCTGCGCTACTGGCAGGTGCGCCCATGGCCGGAAGGCAGTTTCGCCGGTGATCGCTTCGGCATCACCTGGAACCATCTGTGGTACCTGGCCTATCTCTGGGTGTATACGACGATTCTGGCCATCGCCCTGCCGGTGCTGGATTCGGCGCCATTGCGATCGGCCAGCCGGCAGTTTGCCAACGCCCCGGGCTGGATGCTGACCGGGCTTCCGGCGCTGCTGTTGCTGCTGTGGCTGGGGTGGCTCGCCCCGTCGTACCCTGCCACCAACACCCTGGTGGACGATGTCCATCAACATGCCAAGTATGGGACGGTGTTCCTTGCCGGTTACCTGCTCGGCCGTGAGCCGCGCTTCTGGGAACGGGTCGAGGCGCTTCGCTGGGCAACACTGGCCACGGTACTGGGTGCTGTTGCGTGGTACCTGTTCCTGGAAGCGCTCGGGCGCTGGTTGCCTCCGGCATCGCCACTGCGCCAGTGGCCGGAACCTTTCTGGCGCCTGCAGTCGCAGTACTGCGAGGTGGTGTACTCGTGGGGAATGCTGCTGACCCTGCTCGGATGGGGCAAGCACTGTCTGGATCGCCCCTTCCCTTGGCTGCCGTACTGCACGGAGGCCATCTACCCTTGGTATGTCCTGCATCAGAGCCTGATGATCGCCGTGTTGTTCTGGCTGAAGCCGATGCAGCTTGGGCCTTGGATGGAGCCGGCGCTGGTGCTGCTCGGCACGGTAGGCGGTTGCCTGCTGCTGCACGAACTGCTGATCCGACGTTCCCGCTGGCTGCGGCCCCTGTTTGGACTGAAATCGAGCGTGCACTGA
- a CDS encoding LytTR family DNA-binding domain-containing protein — protein sequence MWAGILLVVAVANAVVEVMDAQRRGDVLALWEPLVWELSSVGVILACLPMLWWGCRRWPLHIDTWKRRLPLYLLASMGWSLLHVLGMMALRKVTYLGLGTTYVDGSSWASRLLYEYLKDVRVFFSFVALEHFLSWFGRRRQGEAHLLAAPEDGPPVEPVQRPQNFLVRKLGKEFLVATEEVEYAQASGNYVNLRVRGCDYPLRMTMAALEERLDPSVFLRCHRSWLINRRHLRSIEPADGGEALLHMADGARVPCSRRQLPTLRQALGGG from the coding sequence ATGTGGGCAGGGATCCTGCTGGTGGTGGCCGTGGCCAATGCCGTGGTGGAAGTCATGGACGCACAGCGCCGTGGCGATGTACTTGCGCTGTGGGAACCGCTGGTCTGGGAGCTGAGCAGCGTCGGTGTGATCCTGGCCTGCCTGCCGATGCTGTGGTGGGGCTGCAGGCGCTGGCCCCTGCACATCGACACCTGGAAGCGGCGCCTGCCGCTGTACCTGCTGGCCAGCATGGGATGGTCGTTGCTGCATGTGCTGGGCATGATGGCGTTGCGCAAGGTCACCTACCTTGGGCTTGGTACAACGTATGTGGATGGCTCCAGCTGGGCGTCACGGCTGCTGTATGAGTACCTGAAGGACGTGCGGGTCTTCTTCAGTTTCGTGGCGCTGGAGCATTTCCTGAGCTGGTTCGGCCGCCGTCGTCAGGGCGAAGCCCATCTGTTGGCAGCGCCGGAAGATGGTCCGCCAGTCGAGCCTGTTCAACGGCCCCAGAATTTCCTGGTGCGCAAGTTGGGCAAGGAATTCCTGGTGGCCACCGAGGAGGTGGAGTACGCCCAGGCCTCCGGCAACTATGTGAACCTGCGCGTGCGCGGATGTGACTATCCGCTGCGCATGACGATGGCCGCACTGGAGGAGCGCCTTGATCCTTCCGTTTTCCTGCGCTGCCACCGCAGTTGGCTCATCAACCGGCGTCATCTGCGCTCGATCGAACCTGCCGATGGCGGTGAAGCCCTGCTGCACATGGCCGATGGTGCACGGGTACCGTGCAGCCGCCGCCAGTTGCCAACGCTGCGGCAAGCACTTGGAGGAGGGTGA
- a CDS encoding serine hydrolase domain-containing protein translates to MRAPLLACLFFLALRPFAAAANTPDALAAIERNARNAHSDAVYIESGRGVLLRIAPAAGEDRIHLMSATKSVVALAIGLLLDDGKLASIDEPVSTVYPEWRQGRKRDITIRMLMDHTSGLQNAANAGVELEGAPDLVKLALAAEVSSDPGTTFAYNNKATNLLPDIVQRLAGKPLDVYLDERLFKPLGITAHAWMKDQAGTPMGMAGLSLSAVDLAAIGRLMLDGGVTPGGKRLLSERSVALMTAESARSPDVGLLWWRIPAWEHYRLKAGAATLLSARSMDAVMLDALLAADGQVFDSKLALISFLAERLGPSWPQRYAAEITGRGLKLGDIFDIDRGPVAAYAANGYLGQHLVIVPDKGVVAVRQIQRRESHSAPLDDYAAFPMDVLRLAETL, encoded by the coding sequence ATGAGAGCACCTCTGCTTGCCTGCCTGTTCTTCCTGGCGCTACGCCCGTTTGCGGCCGCAGCCAACACGCCTGATGCCTTGGCAGCGATAGAGCGGAATGCCCGCAACGCGCATTCCGACGCGGTCTACATTGAAAGCGGGCGCGGGGTGCTGCTGCGGATCGCGCCGGCAGCCGGTGAAGACCGCATCCACCTGATGTCGGCGACCAAGTCCGTCGTCGCCCTGGCCATCGGGCTGCTGCTCGATGACGGCAAGCTCGCATCCATCGACGAACCGGTCAGCACGGTGTACCCGGAATGGCGCCAGGGCAGGAAGCGTGACATCACGATCCGGATGTTGATGGACCACACCTCCGGCCTGCAGAACGCGGCCAACGCGGGGGTGGAACTGGAGGGCGCGCCGGATCTGGTGAAGCTGGCGCTGGCGGCCGAGGTGTCCAGCGATCCAGGCACCACCTTCGCCTACAACAACAAGGCGACCAATCTTCTGCCGGACATCGTGCAGCGGCTTGCCGGCAAGCCACTGGATGTCTATCTGGACGAACGGTTGTTCAAGCCGCTTGGCATCACCGCCCATGCATGGATGAAGGACCAGGCCGGGACGCCCATGGGCATGGCCGGGCTGTCGCTGTCGGCGGTTGATCTTGCAGCGATCGGACGATTGATGCTGGACGGCGGCGTCACCCCGGGCGGCAAGCGGTTGCTGAGCGAACGCTCGGTAGCGTTGATGACCGCCGAAAGCGCGCGTTCCCCCGACGTCGGCCTGTTGTGGTGGCGCATCCCCGCATGGGAGCACTACCGATTGAAGGCCGGTGCAGCCACGCTTCTGAGCGCTCGCAGCATGGATGCCGTGATGCTGGACGCGCTGCTGGCCGCCGACGGCCAGGTATTTGACAGCAAGTTAGCGCTGATCAGCTTCCTGGCCGAACGGCTGGGACCCAGCTGGCCACAGCGCTACGCTGCGGAAATCACTGGGCGTGGACTGAAGCTCGGCGACATCTTCGACATCGACCGAGGGCCGGTAGCGGCATACGCCGCCAACGGCTATCTCGGCCAGCACCTGGTCATTGTTCCCGACAAGGGCGTGGTGGCGGTAAGGCAGATTCAACGGCGGGAGAGCCACAGCGCCCCGCTCGACGATTACGCCGCGTTTCCCATGGATGTACTGCGGTTGGCAGAGACGCTGTGA
- a CDS encoding diacylglycerol kinase: MQPGQPKGNGKYAHGKTGLRRILHTVIHSRDGFVATFKGEAAFRQLLLLHGALATVALLLDVSRSERALMLMVCFVSLLVELLNSAIEAVVDRISLEHHPLSKNAKDMGSAAQSTALLMVATVWAVVLLG; this comes from the coding sequence ATGCAGCCAGGGCAACCCAAGGGCAACGGCAAGTACGCGCACGGCAAGACCGGTCTGCGCCGCATCCTGCATACCGTGATCCATTCCCGCGACGGTTTCGTCGCGACATTCAAGGGTGAGGCCGCGTTCCGGCAGCTGCTGTTGCTGCATGGCGCGCTGGCAACCGTCGCGCTCCTGCTGGACGTCAGCCGCAGCGAGCGCGCCCTGATGCTGATGGTCTGCTTCGTCAGCCTGCTGGTGGAGCTGCTCAACTCGGCCATCGAAGCGGTGGTGGATCGCATCTCTCTGGAACACCATCCACTTTCCAAGAACGCCAAGGACATGGGCAGCGCCGCACAGAGCACGGCCCTGCTGATGGTGGCTACGGTGTGGGCCGTGGTCCTGTTGGGATGA